GGCGAACGTGAACTCGTCGGCTTACAAGAAAGACAAGCTGGCGTTCCATGATACCTTTGTTCGTTTCGCGCATGACAACCTTGTGGACGCAAAAACGCACATTCGTGGAAAAGATTTGTTTCCCAAGGCCAATGTCATGGCCAAGGCCCGTCTTTCTGCGCAACAGATTGATTTCACCCAGGGCGGGATGGAGCAAACAGGCAACCAGCTTGATTTCGCCCTGTCCGGCGAGGGCTTCTTTCGTCTCCAGGGCGATGGTGAGATGCTCTATACGCGGGCCGGCAATTTCATAGTCGATGCAGCCGGCACACTCAGAAGCCAGGACGGTTTCCCGGTCATGGTGGAGGGCGGTCCGCTGACCGTTCCCCCCGGCGCACACCTCGAGGCGGACGCTCTGGGCAATTTGTCCATCAACGGTGAACCGGC
This sequence is a window from Pseudodesulfovibrio sp. S3. Protein-coding genes within it:
- a CDS encoding flagellar hook-basal body protein → MRDSTYSAIFGALSNEMRMSSIANNLANVNSSAYKKDKLAFHDTFVRFAHDNLVDAKTHIRGKDLFPKANVMAKARLSAQQIDFTQGGMEQTGNQLDFALSGEGFFRLQGDGEMLYTRAGNFIVDAAGTLRSQDGFPVMVEGGPLTVPPGAHLEADALGNLSINGEPAGSFDLVSFNDLTLVERAGGNNYLAPVGVAEIPPEDLTVSQGFLEKGNVDVVTEMVAMIEVQRAFTMYTKMIQSDSEMDTKLITQVGRPTL